CGTAGGCGCTGAGCCCGGCGACGGACAACACCAGGAAGATCTCCTCCGGCGCATAGGCCACCGACGACATCGCGTCGGAGGCGAACACCGGCAGCGCAATCCGTTTGGGCAACAGCGTTTGGCCGAGCCGGTCACTGCGGAACGGCCGACCCAACAGCAACCGCCGGGTGGCGGTCGAAAGCTTGGACACGAGGTCCAAGAGTATGCCTAAGCGCCGTTGCCGGTAGCGTTCCGGCGTACGGTCAGATCGCGGACCTCGCAGACGAGCCGAAAGGGTTTCCCGCAGTGCGCGTAGTGGTGATGGGATGCGGCCGGGTGGGCGCCTCGTTGGCGGACGCGCTGGCCCGCATCGGGCACGACGTGGCCGTGATCGACCGCGACAGTGCGGCGTTCCAGCGGCTGCCGCCGGACTTCCCCGGCGAACGCGTGGTGGGGATGGGCTTCGACCGCGACGTGTTGCTGCGGGCCGGCATCGAGGATGCGCGCGCCTTCGCCGCGGTGTCCTCCGGCGACAACTCCAACATCATCTCCGCGCGGGTGGCCCGCGAGACCTTCGGCGTGGAGCGGGTGGTGGCCCGCATCTACGACGCCAAGCGCGCGGCCGTCTACGAGCGGCTCGGCATCCCGACGGTGGCCACCGTGCCGTGGACCACCGACCGCCTGCTCAACGCGCTGACCCGCGACACCGAGACCACCCGCTGGCGCGACCCCACCGGTTCGGTCGCCGTCGCCGAGATCAGCCTGCACGAGGACTGGGTGGGCCGGCCGGTCACCGACCTGGAGACCGCGACCGGGGCGCGGGTCGCGTTCCTGATCCGCTTCGGCGAGGGCGTGCTCCCCGACCCGCGGACCGTGCTGCAGGCCAGCGATCAGGTGTACATCGCGGCGGTGGCCGACAACGCCGCCGACGCGTTGGCGGTGGCCGCGCTGCCGCCCGCCCCGGATCTCGAGACGGGGGTCGGCCGATGAAGGTCGCCATCGCCGGTGCCGGCGCGGTCGGCCGCTCGATCGCCCGCGAGCTGCTGGAGAACGCGCACGAGGTGACCCTGATCGAGCGCAACCCCGAGCACATCGACGTCGACGCCATCCCTGCCGCGCACTGGCGACTCGGCGACGCCTGCGAGCTGTCCCTGCTGGAGGCGGTACACGCCGAGGAGTTCGACGTGATGATCGCCGCCACCGGCGACGACAAGGCCAACGTGGTGCTCTCGTTGCTGGCCAAGACGGAATTCGCGGTGCCGCGGGTGGTGGCCCGCGTCAACGACCCGCGCAACGAGTGGCTGTTCGACGAGTCCTGGGGCGTCGACGTCGCGGTTTCCACGCCGCGCATGCTGGCCTCCCTGGTCGAGGAGGCGGTGGCCGTCGGCGACCTGGTGCACATCATGCAGTTCCACAAGGGCGGCACCAACCTGGTGGAGATCACGCTGCCCGACGACACCCCCTGGGGCGGCAAGCCCGTGCGCAAGCTCGAGCTGCCCCGCGACGCCGCGCTGGTGACGATCCTGCGCGGGCAGCGGGTGATCGTGCCGCAGGCCGACGAACCCCTCGAGGGCGGCGACGAGCTGCTGTTGGTGGCCACGGCCGAGGTCGAGGACGAACTGCGCGCGCTGCTGCGACCGCCGTCGGCCTGACGGGGGTCAGTCGCCGCGGACGCTCTCGGCGCCGCTGGTGTCGGCCTCGACGGCGTCCGGCTGGGCGCGGTCGACGTCACGGATCGCCGTCTGCGCCACCTTGATCGCGAAATAGGTGCCCAGCGCGGCCAACGCCGTCAGCGGCCAGCCCATCGCGATCCGCGCCACCCCGAGCCATCCGGTCTGGTCGGCGTCGTAGAGCTGGTTCTGCACCACGAAGCGGGCCGCGAACAGTACCGCCCAGACCAGCGTGATGAGGTCGAAGGCCCGGGTGGCGCGGCGCACCGTGCGCCACCGCTGGCCGTGTCCGCCGGTCCAGCCCCAGACGTAGCCGACCACGGGACGCCGGATGAGCACCGAGACGCCGAACACCACCGCCCAGAACAGCGAGGTCCAGATCCCGAGCAGGAAATAGCCCTTGGACTCGCCCATCAGATAGGCGATCAGCGCGCAGATGCCCACGCCGAAGAAGCCGGAGATGGCGGGCTGCGCGGTCTCGCGCCGGGCCAGCCGCCAGATCAGGATCCCGGTCGCGACGAGCAGCGCCGACACGATGGCCGACAGCAATCCGAACAGCGAGGAGATCGGGACGAAGACCACCACCGGTAGCGACGAGTAGATCAGCCCACTCACGCCACCCATCTGGTCGAGCAGGCCTTGGGCGCCGTTGCGTTTGTCGGTCAAAGTTTCACAGAATCCCGGTCAGCGTTGAAGTTCGTAGTGCGGGTTGTAGATCGCCTTGGTGCCGTTCTCGAGCTTGCCGAGCCGACCCCGAACCAGAACGGACCGCCCCGACTCGATGCCGGGAATCCGCCGCTGACCCAGCCACACCAGCAGAACCGTGTCCGTGCCGTCGAACAGCTCGGCGCGGATCCCACCGGCGCACCCCTTGGCGTTGGTCTCCACACTACGCAGCGTGCCGACCATGGTGACCTCTTGCCCACGCTCGCAGTCGACGGCGCGCTGCGCGCCGGTGTGGGCGGCCTCGTCGGCGAGTTCCTCGACATCGCGCTGTTCGGGATCCTCCGTCAACCGACGGGTGAGCCGACGCAGATAACCTTCGGCCGTAGCCATGGCCACTCCTGCTCCATCGTGTGAATCGCCCTGCTGCCCTCGCCACCGTAGACCTCCGGGTGCCCGTTTGCCACGTCGCCCACACCGGCCCCCGCTGCCACGCCACGACGGGCGGCAGGCACCATCGTGGGATGCCCGTTGACCTCAGCGAAGTGCGGACGGTGTTGCTGCCCGGCACCGGATCCGACGACGACTACGTCCGTCGCGCATTCGGTCCCGCGCTGCGCGCCGTCGGCGCGGTGCCGGTCACCCCGGCCCCCGAGCCCGCCCGGCTCATCGACGGCTATCGACGGGCCCTGGACGAGGCGGCGGCGGCGGGACCGATCGCCGTCGGCGGGGTGTCGTTGGGCGCCGCGGTGGCCCTGGCCTGGGCGCTGGCGCACCCGGACCGCACGGTCGCCGTCCTGGCGGCGCTGCCGGCGTGGTCCGGTGACCCGAAGGAGGCCCCCGCCGCCGCGACCGCGCGGCTGTCGGCCCACGAACTGCGTCGCGACGGGCTGGCCGCGGCCACGGCGCGGATGCAGCAGTCCAGCCCGGAGTGGCTCGCCGCGGAGCTGACCCGGTCCTGGGCCGGCCTGTGGCCCGAGCTGCCCGACGCCATGGAGGAAGCCGCCACCTATTACGCCCCCACCGCGGCCGAGCTGGCCGGGCTGCGCGCGCCGATGGGCGTGGCGTCGGCGTCCGACGACCCGGTGCACCCCCTGCAGGTCGGCGTCGAGTGGGTCGAGGCGGCGCCGGTCGCCGCGCTGCGCACCGTCACGCTGGCGCAGATCGGCGCGGACCCGGCGGCGTTGGGCGCCGCCTGCGTGGCGGCACTGGGCGAGCTGCCCGAGTAGCCGGGCTCAGCCGCCGGTGATGGTGTTGGTGCTGCGCAGCTGCTGCATGGCCGACACCGACCGGCGCGCGGCCGGCGTCGGGGGCTGCGGCGGCTCCGAGGTGTCCTGCTGCGCCGCCGGTGCGGCGCCCTGCTGATTGGCCTGGGCCGCCTGCTCGGCCGCGGCCCGCAGCTGGGCGGCCATCGGCTCGGGCAGCTGGACGGGCAACGGCGTGCGGACGGGCATGGGGGTGTCCCCGCGTCGCACCACCGTGTCCGCCAGCGCATTTCGCGCCTCTTCGACGAGGGCGGCCATGGTCTCGTGGGTGCCGTTGACCACGCAGCGGATCATCCAGCGGTAGCCGTCGATCCCGATGAAACGAACCGCTCCGGACGCCTCACCGACCACCTCGCGGCCCCACGGGCCGGACTCGATGCTGACCTTGGCGCTGTCCTTGCGCAGCGAGTCGGCCAGCTCGCCGGCCACCTCGCGCCACAGCCCGGCGCTCTTGGGCGCGGCGTAGGCCGCGACGGTGAACCGGCCGTTCGGCGTCACCACCCACACGGCGCTGGGCACGCCGGCTTCGTTCAGCTCGACCTGGACCTGCCCGGCCTCGGGCATCGGGATGAGCACCGACCCCAGATCCAGGCGCCCGAGCGCCGCCTGCTCCGGGTCGTCGAAGTCCTCGACGTCGAAGGGCCCGTCGAAGTCGTCCTCGTCGGACCCGGCATCGACCCCAGCCGGGGTCACCTCGTCGCTGCCGACCGGCGCCGTGTCGTCCTGTTTACGTTTACCAAATGCCATCACAGACTCGCATGTCCTCCAGAGGAACCGTGGCCTCCGTCGCCACGGGTGGTGCCCGCCAACCCGGCCTCGTCGAACGACGTGACCTCGACGAGTTCGGGCAATTCCACCCGCTGCACCAGCAGCTGGGCGATGCGGTCACCCCTACGGATCAGGATACGTTCGGTCGGGTCGAGGTTGATCAGCGAAACCTTGATCTCGCCCCGATAACCGGCGTCGACGGTGCCCGGGCTGTTGACGATCGAAAGACCCACGCGCGCAGCCAAACCCGAGCGCGGATGGATCAGCCCGACCATCCCCTCCGGAATGGCGACGGCGATGCCGGTGGGCACCAGCGCGCGGTGACCGGGCGCCAGGTCGACGTCTTCGGCGCTGAACAGATCGACCCCGGCGTCGCCGGAGTGGGCACGCTGCGGCAGTGGAAGCTCGGGGTCCAGGCGAACAACCGCCAGACGAGTGGACACGAGGCCACAGACTACCCTTGGCCGCGTGTCAGAGTCCGGTGTGACCTCCAAGACGGTGCGGTACCGCGAGCGCCTGTGGGTGCCGTGGTGGTGGTGGCCGCTGGGTTTCGGGTTGGCGGCGATCATTGCCGCGCAGGTCAATCGGGCCCTCTGGGAGGCCGACGTGCCGCCGTGGATACCGTATGCGGCGCTGTTCGTGGTGGCGGCCGGCGCGTTGTTGTGGCTGGGCCGCGCCGAGGTGGCGGTGGTCGCCCGGGACGGTCAGGTGGAATTGTGCGCGGGGCGGGCGCATCTGCCGACCAGCGTCATCTCCCGCACCGCGGAGGTCCCGCGCTCGGCGAAGTCGGCGGCACTCGGGCGACAACTCGATCCGACCGCGTACGTGCTGCACCGCGGCTGGGTGGGACCGATGGTGCTGGCCGTGCTCGACGACCCCGACGACCCGACGCCGTACTGGCTGGTCAGCTGCCGGCACCCGGACAAGGTGCTCGCCGCCCTGACCAGTTGATCAACCCCCGCAGTCGGTGCAGATCATCTCGCCGTTCTTCTCGCTGGCCAGGCGGCTGCGGTGCTGGACCAGAAAGCAGCTCGAGCAGGTGAACTCGTCGGCCTGCTTGGGGATCACGCGAACGGAGAGTTCCTCGCCGGACAGGTCCGCCCCGGGGAGTTCGAACGATTCGGCGGTCTCGGTCTCGTCGACGTCGACGACCGCCGACTGAGCCTCGTTGCGGCGCGCCTTGAGTTCCTCGAGCGAGTCCTCGGAAACTTCGTCGGTCTCGGAGCGCCGCGGCGCGTCATAGTCGGTAGCCATAACTTCTTCCCCTCGTCGTCCCCGTGCGCAACCTGCTGCAGCAAGGCTTTGTACCAGTGCCGAACGCCTGCGCCAAATGATTCGTGCCCGGATCTGCCATCCCGCAGTGTGATTTGCATCACACTGCGGGATGATTGTCCGTGATTCCGTTGCGGACCGCACCCACAGGTTGCTCTAGAGTTCGGGCGTGGTCGCACACATCACCGAGGGCACCGCCTTCGACAAGCGCGGATTACCCTTCCGCCGCCGCAATATCTACCCCGGCGCCATCACCGTGGCCGTCCTGGCGGTCGTCACCGCTCTGGTGTGGATGATCGCGCTGACCCGCCCGGAGGACGTCCAGCAGGTCGCGGTGTGCAATCCCCCGCCCGTCCCCGCCGACGGCGGCGAGGCGCCCACGCTGGGCGAGCAGGTGTCACGCAGCGAGATGGCCGAGGTGATGCCCGCCAGGCTCGCCGAGACCAAGATCAACGTGCTCAACGCCAGTGGCCAGGGCGGCCAGGCCGGCGACGTCGCCGGGGCGCTGCGCGACCTCGGCTTCGCGCAACCGACGGCCGCCAACGACCCGGTGTACGCCGGGACCCGCCTGACCTGTCAGGGCCAGATCCGCTTCGGCGCCAACGGACGCGCCGCTGCCGCTGCGGTGTGGCTGGTGGCGCCCTGCACCGAGCTGTTCCAGGACGCGCGCACCGACGACTCCGTCGACCTGGCCATCGGCACCGAATTCGGCACCCTCACCCACAGCGACGACATCGATGCGGTGCTCGCCGGGTTGCGACCCGACGCCACCGAACCGGCGGACTCGGAACTGCTCGGCAAGATCCATTCCGCCACCTGCTGAGAGCTCACTCCGACAGCGGGGCGAGCCCCCCGAGCCGCCGCAACGCGCCGTGCAACTGCTCGGCGACGCCGGGCGCGCTGGCGATGACCAGCCCGGTCCCCCGCCCCCGCTCGGGCAGCTGCACCACCGCGCCAGCCTCGGCGGCGATCAGCGCCCCGGCCGCCCAGTCCCACGCCTGCAGCCCGTGCTCGTAATACGCGTCGAGTCCGCCCGCGGCCACCAGGCACAGATCCAGGGCCGCCGAGCCGATCCGCCGGATGTCGCGCACCGCCGGCAGCAGCCCGGTCAGCAGCCGGGCCTGCTGCTCCCGCCGGCGCGCCGAGTAGGCGAATCCGGTGCCCGTCAGCGCCATGCCCAGCTCCGAGACCGCGCTGCAGCGCAACGCCCGGGTGCCGCCCGGGCCGGCCACGCGGGCGCCCGAACCTATTGCCGCCGAATAGATCTCGCCGGTCGAGACATGCGCGACGGCCCCCGCAACCGAAACCCCGTCGACCTGCGCGGCCACCGAGACCGCATAGGCCGGGATCCCGTAGACGAAGTTCACCGTGCCGTCGATGGGATCGAGCACCCAGGTCACCGTCCCCGGCGCGACCGGCTGCGCGGGACCGCCGCCCTCCTCGCCGAGGACCGCGTCGTCGGGCCGCAGTTCGGCCAGCCGGGCCCGCAGCAGCGCCTCGGTCTCGGTATCGACGATGGTGACCGGGTCGGTCGGCTCGCTCTTGGTCGCGACGGCGTCCGGGGACGGCGTCGTGGCGAAGACCTCGGCGCGGCGCGTCCGCACGAACTCGGCGGCCTCGGCGGCCAACGCCTCGGCCACCTCTCGTAGTGTCACGACGTCCTGACCGGGCGGCAGCGCAGCGTTCATCACCGTTCCATCGCAACACATCCCCCACCGAAGCACTATGTTTGAACCGCTGAGCGCCACGCCGTCAAAGGAGCCGCCATGACCGCGCACGACCCCGGCCCCGCACCCAATCACGGGTTCGGCATCGACATCGGCGGTAGCGGCGTCAAGGGCGGCATCGTCGACCTCGACACCGGCACGCTCGTCGGCGAACGCTTCAAGCTGGCCACCCCGCAACCCGCCACCCCGGTCGCGGTGGCCGAGACCGTCGCCGCCGTCGTCGCCCACTTCGGCTGGACCGGACCGTTGGGCGTGACCTACCCGGGCGTGGTGACCGAGGGCATCGTGCGCACCGCCGCCAACGTCGACGACGCCTGGCTGGGAACCAACGTCGCCGAGGTGTTCAGCAAGGCGCTCGGCGGCCGGTCGGTCACCGTGCTCAACGACGCCGACGCCGCCGGCCTGGCCGAGGAGCGCTTCGGCGCGGGCCGCGACAACACCGGCGTGGTGGTGTTGCTGACGTTCGGCACCGGGATCGGCTCGGCCGTGATCCACAACGGACTGTTGCTGCCCAACACCGAGTTCGGTCACCTCGAAGTCGACGGCAAGGAGGCCGAACACCGGGCCGCGTCGTCGGTCAAGGAGCGCAAGGGGTGGTCCTACGAGCGCTGGACCAAGGAGGTCACCAAGGTGCTCGTGGCCGTGGAGAACGCCATCTGGCCGGACCTGATCATCGTCGGCGGCGGGATCAGCCGC
This DNA window, taken from Mycolicibacterium sp. MU0050, encodes the following:
- the cei gene encoding envelope integrity protein Cei encodes the protein MVAHITEGTAFDKRGLPFRRRNIYPGAITVAVLAVVTALVWMIALTRPEDVQQVAVCNPPPVPADGGEAPTLGEQVSRSEMAEVMPARLAETKINVLNASGQGGQAGDVAGALRDLGFAQPTAANDPVYAGTRLTCQGQIRFGANGRAAAAAVWLVAPCTELFQDARTDDSVDLAIGTEFGTLTHSDDIDAVLAGLRPDATEPADSELLGKIHSATC
- a CDS encoding DUF3159 domain-containing protein, yielding MGGVSGLIYSSLPVVVFVPISSLFGLLSAIVSALLVATGILIWRLARRETAQPAISGFFGVGICALIAYLMGESKGYFLLGIWTSLFWAVVFGVSVLIRRPVVGYVWGWTGGHGQRWRTVRRATRAFDLITLVWAVLFAARFVVQNQLYDADQTGWLGVARIAMGWPLTALAALGTYFAIKVAQTAIRDVDRAQPDAVEADTSGAESVRGD
- a CDS encoding alpha/beta hydrolase — protein: MPVDLSEVRTVLLPGTGSDDDYVRRAFGPALRAVGAVPVTPAPEPARLIDGYRRALDEAAAAGPIAVGGVSLGAAVALAWALAHPDRTVAVLAALPAWSGDPKEAPAAATARLSAHELRRDGLAAATARMQQSSPEWLAAELTRSWAGLWPELPDAMEEAATYYAPTAAELAGLRAPMGVASASDDPVHPLQVGVEWVEAAPVAALRTVTLAQIGADPAALGAACVAALGELPE
- the ppgK gene encoding polyphosphate--glucose phosphotransferase: MTAHDPGPAPNHGFGIDIGGSGVKGGIVDLDTGTLVGERFKLATPQPATPVAVAETVAAVVAHFGWTGPLGVTYPGVVTEGIVRTAANVDDAWLGTNVAEVFSKALGGRSVTVLNDADAAGLAEERFGAGRDNTGVVVLLTFGTGIGSAVIHNGLLLPNTEFGHLEVDGKEAEHRAASSVKERKGWSYERWTKEVTKVLVAVENAIWPDLIIVGGGISRKADKWVPLLTNRTPVVAAALQNTAGIVGAAMAAHGDGTGSPRVV
- a CDS encoding TrkA family potassium uptake protein, with the translated sequence MRVVVMGCGRVGASLADALARIGHDVAVIDRDSAAFQRLPPDFPGERVVGMGFDRDVLLRAGIEDARAFAAVSSGDNSNIISARVARETFGVERVVARIYDAKRAAVYERLGIPTVATVPWTTDRLLNALTRDTETTRWRDPTGSVAVAEISLHEDWVGRPVTDLETATGARVAFLIRFGEGVLPDPRTVLQASDQVYIAAVADNAADALAVAALPPAPDLETGVGR
- a CDS encoding DUF4193 domain-containing protein; translation: MATDYDAPRRSETDEVSEDSLEELKARRNEAQSAVVDVDETETAESFELPGADLSGEELSVRVIPKQADEFTCSSCFLVQHRSRLASEKNGEMICTDCGG
- the dut gene encoding dUTP diphosphatase produces the protein MSTRLAVVRLDPELPLPQRAHSGDAGVDLFSAEDVDLAPGHRALVPTGIAVAIPEGMVGLIHPRSGLAARVGLSIVNSPGTVDAGYRGEIKVSLINLDPTERILIRRGDRIAQLLVQRVELPELVEVTSFDEAGLAGTTRGDGGHGSSGGHASL
- a CDS encoding inositol monophosphatase family protein — its product is MNAALPPGQDVVTLREVAEALAAEAAEFVRTRRAEVFATTPSPDAVATKSEPTDPVTIVDTETEALLRARLAELRPDDAVLGEEGGGPAQPVAPGTVTWVLDPIDGTVNFVYGIPAYAVSVAAQVDGVSVAGAVAHVSTGEIYSAAIGSGARVAGPGGTRALRCSAVSELGMALTGTGFAYSARRREQQARLLTGLLPAVRDIRRIGSAALDLCLVAAGGLDAYYEHGLQAWDWAAGALIAAEAGAVVQLPERGRGTGLVIASAPGVAEQLHGALRRLGGLAPLSE
- a CDS encoding DUF3093 domain-containing protein; the encoded protein is MSESGVTSKTVRYRERLWVPWWWWPLGFGLAAIIAAQVNRALWEADVPPWIPYAALFVVAAGALLWLGRAEVAVVARDGQVELCAGRAHLPTSVISRTAEVPRSAKSAALGRQLDPTAYVLHRGWVGPMVLAVLDDPDDPTPYWLVSCRHPDKVLAALTS
- a CDS encoding DUF3710 domain-containing protein, whose protein sequence is MMAFGKRKQDDTAPVGSDEVTPAGVDAGSDEDDFDGPFDVEDFDDPEQAALGRLDLGSVLIPMPEAGQVQVELNEAGVPSAVWVVTPNGRFTVAAYAAPKSAGLWREVAGELADSLRKDSAKVSIESGPWGREVVGEASGAVRFIGIDGYRWMIRCVVNGTHETMAALVEEARNALADTVVRRGDTPMPVRTPLPVQLPEPMAAQLRAAAEQAAQANQQGAAPAAQQDTSEPPQPPTPAARRSVSAMQQLRSTNTITGG
- a CDS encoding OB-fold nucleic acid binding domain-containing protein, yielding MATAEGYLRRLTRRLTEDPEQRDVEELADEAAHTGAQRAVDCERGQEVTMVGTLRSVETNAKGCAGGIRAELFDGTDTVLLVWLGQRRIPGIESGRSVLVRGRLGKLENGTKAIYNPHYELQR
- a CDS encoding TrkA family potassium uptake protein, translated to MKVAIAGAGAVGRSIARELLENAHEVTLIERNPEHIDVDAIPAAHWRLGDACELSLLEAVHAEEFDVMIAATGDDKANVVLSLLAKTEFAVPRVVARVNDPRNEWLFDESWGVDVAVSTPRMLASLVEEAVAVGDLVHIMQFHKGGTNLVEITLPDDTPWGGKPVRKLELPRDAALVTILRGQRVIVPQADEPLEGGDELLLVATAEVEDELRALLRPPSA